A single window of Vicia villosa cultivar HV-30 ecotype Madison, WI unplaced genomic scaffold, Vvil1.0 ctg.000029F_1_1_3, whole genome shotgun sequence DNA harbors:
- the LOC131622393 gene encoding protein NUCLEAR FUSION DEFECTIVE 2-like: protein MRSTRTTPTFTVFVLFIIVILPHFTIQGHSFSPFASSLETLQKQLGYSFKTISLLRRAMTHASFSEENNKAFSIFGATIIETSVSFNLLSKDVDVSAKEMNRRLSLISNVDSSCAVDGVRLGLHKVVRVSPKTNSSSTAVVCGAFRSIFAAIALDAGNSDTAGNVFLTVHGRDLGFSMDM from the exons TCTTCATCATCGTGATCCTTCCCCACTTTACTATCCAGGGACACTCATTCTCACCATTTGCATCGTCTCTCGAAACCCTCCAAAAACAACTAGG GTACTCGTTCAAGACCATAAGTCTTCTTCGTCGTGCTATGACTCACGCTTCCTTCTCCGAAGAAAACAACAAAGCTTTCAGCATTTTTGGTGCTACCATCATTGAAACGTCGGTTTCTTTCAATCTGCTTTCCAAAGACGTTGATGTTTCTGCCAAAGAGATGAACCGTCGACTGTCGTTGATCTCCAATGTGGACTCTTCTTGTGCAGTTGATGGAGTTCGTTTGGGTTTGCATAAGGTGGTTCGTGTTTCGCCCAAGACTAATTCTTCTTCCACTGCTGTGGTTTGCGGTGCTTTCCGATCGATATTCGCTGCTATTGCTCTTGATGCTGGCAATTCGGATACTGCCGGTAATGTTTTCTTGACTGTTCATGGTCGTGATCTGGGGTTTTCTATGGATATGTGA